GATTGCGAGCCGCCGAAAACATAGATGAGTCCCGGCGACTCCCTCTGCGAGGGCAAAGGCGACATCGGGTTCGGCCACGCCCTCTGGACTATACTCTCGCGTATGCGGAGCTGGCTGATGAAGTCCGAACCGGACTGTTACGGCATCGACGACTTGGAGCGCGAAGGAGTCGGGATGTGGGAGGGCTGCCGCAATTACACCGTGCGCAACTTCCTTAGGGACTCGATGGCCGTGGGCGACCGGGCGTTTTTCTATCACTCGAACGCTGCGCCTACGGGGATCGTGGGTTGGATGGAAGTCGCGTCGGAGGCCTACCCCGACCCGACCCAGTTTGACCCGAAAAGTGAATACTTCGACCCGAAGGCCACTCCTGAGAGCCCGCGTTGGTACGCTCGGGACATGCGCTTTCGGGAGCGTTTCCGCGGAGTCGTTACCTTGGCTCAACTCAAGGCGACGCCAGGGCTAGAAGACATGGCCGTCACCAAGAAAGGCCAGATGCTCAGCATCACGCCGGTCACCGATGCCGAGTGGGA
The genomic region above belongs to Candidatus Nitrosymbiomonas proteolyticus and contains:
- a CDS encoding EVE domain-containing protein, which codes for MSPGDSLCEGKGDIGFGHALWTILSRMRSWLMKSEPDCYGIDDLEREGVGMWEGCRNYTVRNFLRDSMAVGDRAFFYHSNAAPTGIVGWMEVASEAYPDPTQFDPKSEYFDPKATPESPRWYARDMRFRERFRGVVTLAQLKATPGLEDMAVTKKGQMLSITPVTDAEWEIVMGLASG